One Limisphaerales bacterium DNA window includes the following coding sequences:
- the moeB gene encoding molybdopterin-synthase adenylyltransferase MoeB yields the protein MSVELSNEEISRYSRHLILPEVGMAGQKKLKATSVLCIGTGGLGSPISMYLAAAGIGKIGIVDFDVVDFSNLQRQIAHGTADVGRPKVESGKETINSINPEVEVVVHETRLSADNVMEIMAPYDIVVDGTDNFPTRYLTNDACVLLKKPNVYGSIFRFEGQASVFAPELGGPCYRCLYPEPPPPGMVPSCAEGGVLGVLPGIVGCIQATEILKLALGKGSPLVNRLMLFNALDMKFRELKLRRDPKCPICGDNPTITELVDYEEFCGIGLEPEDPQQHPDEVTVQQMKEALAGNDIAVVDVREHDEAEIAKVDGVPMIPLSELPQRFTELDPNQTIYLHCKMGARSLKAVDFLKQQGFKYCKSVAGGINAWADEIDPNVPRY from the coding sequence ATGAGCGTGGAACTGAGCAACGAAGAGATTAGCCGCTATTCGCGGCACCTGATTTTGCCTGAGGTGGGCATGGCGGGGCAAAAGAAACTGAAGGCCACCAGCGTGCTGTGCATTGGCACGGGCGGGTTGGGGTCGCCCATCTCGATGTATCTCGCGGCGGCGGGCATCGGCAAAATTGGCATCGTGGATTTTGATGTGGTGGATTTTTCAAATCTGCAACGACAGATCGCCCACGGCACGGCCGATGTGGGTCGACCCAAAGTGGAGTCGGGTAAAGAGACCATCAACTCCATCAATCCCGAGGTGGAAGTGGTGGTGCACGAAACGCGATTGAGCGCGGATAACGTGATGGAAATCATGGCGCCTTACGACATTGTGGTGGACGGTACGGATAATTTTCCCACTCGCTATCTGACCAACGACGCGTGTGTGCTTTTGAAAAAGCCAAACGTGTATGGCTCCATTTTTCGTTTCGAAGGCCAAGCCAGCGTGTTCGCGCCAGAACTGGGTGGCCCATGCTATCGCTGCCTGTACCCCGAACCGCCACCGCCGGGAATGGTGCCGAGCTGTGCGGAAGGCGGCGTGTTGGGCGTGTTACCCGGCATCGTCGGCTGCATTCAGGCGACGGAAATTCTGAAACTTGCCCTCGGTAAAGGCTCGCCATTGGTGAATCGATTGATGCTCTTCAATGCGCTGGATATGAAATTCCGTGAGCTGAAATTGCGGCGTGATCCTAAGTGTCCCATCTGTGGCGACAACCCGACCATCACGGAGTTGGTTGATTACGAAGAGTTCTGCGGCATCGGCCTCGAGCCGGAAGATCCGCAACAGCACCCCGACGAAGTCACCGTGCAGCAAATGAAAGAAGCACTCGCGGGCAATGACATTGCGGTGGTAGACGTGCGTGAACACGACGAGGCGGAGATTGCCAAGGTCGACGGCGTGCCGATGATTCCGCTCAGCGAATTACCGCAACGGTTCACCGAGCTGGATCCGAACCAAACGATTTATCTCCACTGCAAAATGGGCGCGCGTTCATTGAAAGCGGTGGATTTCCTCAAGCAACAAGGCTTCAAATACTGCAAAAGCGTCGCCGGCGGCATCAACGCGTGGGCGGATGAGATTGATCCGAACGTGCCCCGGTATTAG
- a CDS encoding TlyA family RNA methyltransferase: MSPAASTRKRLDQALFDNGQTESREKAKRLIMAGKVRINDQLARKPSDSVLPEDTLKIEEPEKYVSRGGFKLEKALKDFSIKVKDAIAVDLGASTGGFTDCLLQAGARRVYAVDVGKGQLAWHLRRDHRVIVMEKTNARHLDRNALPKNFERADVITIDCSFISLRKIIPAAVALLRGGGTLIALIKPQFEAAKIEVDKGAGVIKDPAIHARVIHELKAFVEEHGGLVWRGDTESPLTGPKGNKEFLAWIEKK, from the coding sequence ATGTCACCTGCTGCATCAACTCGTAAACGCCTCGACCAAGCTTTGTTCGACAACGGACAAACTGAAAGCCGTGAAAAAGCCAAACGCCTTATTATGGCCGGCAAGGTTCGCATCAACGATCAGTTAGCGCGCAAGCCCAGCGATTCGGTGTTACCGGAGGACACGCTAAAAATCGAGGAGCCGGAAAAATACGTGAGCCGCGGCGGGTTTAAATTGGAAAAGGCACTGAAGGATTTCTCCATCAAAGTGAAGGACGCCATTGCAGTCGATCTCGGCGCGTCCACCGGCGGCTTCACGGACTGTCTATTGCAAGCGGGCGCCAGGCGCGTGTACGCGGTGGACGTGGGCAAGGGCCAACTCGCGTGGCATTTGCGGCGCGATCACCGCGTGATCGTGATGGAAAAAACCAACGCCCGCCATCTCGATCGCAACGCATTGCCTAAAAATTTTGAGCGCGCGGATGTGATCACCATCGATTGCTCATTTATCTCACTGCGCAAAATCATCCCCGCCGCCGTTGCTTTATTACGTGGAGGAGGTACACTGATTGCGCTGATCAAGCCGCAGTTCGAAGCCGCCAAAATCGAAGTAGACAAAGGTGCCGGCGTCATCAAAGACCCCGCCATCCACGCGCGCGTGATACATGAATTGAAAGCATTTGTGGAAGAACACGGCGGATTAGTGTGGCGTGGCGACACGGAATCGCCCCTCACCGGCCCCAAAGGCAACAAAGAATTTCTGGCTTGGATTGAAAAAAAATAA
- the ftsY gene encoding signal recognition particle-docking protein FtsY, with the protein MGLFDKFKAGLQRTQAKLSHEIHRIVSRSPKLDEDTLEEIEHTLISADLGLPMTQRILTAVKANYESQGKDGLDVLTVARREVISTFNGEPPGLNYHPGGLTVVSMVGVNGAGKTTTAAKLAHRVQTHGGTAVLAACDTFRAAAVEQLKEWGGRLDVPVIAGSYGADPAAVGHDALSAAQSRKADYLFIDTAGRLHTKSNLMQELEKLHRVIGRQAEGAPHEVLLVLDASTGMNALTQAREFNKTVPLTGLVITKLDGTSKGGMVVAIHQELDLPIKFIGLGEQADDLQPFVASQFAEALFAE; encoded by the coding sequence ATGGGGTTGTTCGATAAATTTAAGGCGGGCCTTCAACGCACGCAGGCAAAGCTGTCGCACGAGATTCACCGCATCGTTTCGCGCTCGCCCAAGCTCGATGAGGATACCCTTGAGGAAATTGAGCACACGCTCATCAGCGCCGACCTCGGCCTGCCAATGACTCAACGCATTCTCACGGCAGTCAAAGCCAATTACGAATCTCAGGGCAAAGATGGACTCGACGTTCTGACGGTCGCACGGCGCGAAGTGATCTCTACATTCAATGGTGAACCCCCGGGGCTAAATTACCATCCCGGTGGGCTCACCGTCGTATCGATGGTTGGCGTTAATGGTGCAGGCAAAACGACCACCGCCGCCAAGCTCGCGCATCGCGTGCAAACCCACGGCGGCACGGCTGTGCTTGCTGCGTGTGATACCTTTCGCGCCGCCGCAGTGGAGCAACTCAAGGAATGGGGCGGACGATTGGATGTGCCGGTCATTGCCGGCAGCTACGGTGCGGATCCCGCTGCGGTGGGGCACGATGCCCTCAGTGCCGCACAATCACGCAAGGCGGATTACCTTTTCATCGACACCGCCGGTCGGCTGCACACCAAAAGCAATCTAATGCAGGAGCTGGAGAAATTGCACCGCGTGATCGGTCGTCAAGCCGAGGGCGCGCCCCACGAGGTGCTGCTTGTTCTTGATGCCTCCACCGGGATGAACGCGCTTACGCAAGCGCGTGAATTCAATAAGACAGTTCCGCTCACCGGCCTCGTGATCACCAAACTTGATGGCACCAGTAAAGGGGGCATGGTGGTGGCGATTCATCAGGAGCTGGATTTGCCCATCAAATTCATTGGGCTCGGTGAACAGGCGGATGATTTGCAGCCCTTCGTCGCCTCACAGTTTGCCGAAGCGCTCTTTGCGGAGTAG
- a CDS encoding LacI family DNA-binding transcriptional regulator, with protein MVRLKDIAASAGVSVMTVSKALRDEPDISAKTKSRIKTLAAEVGYVPNHSARGLRTRKTHQFGLVISSLTNPVYTRTFMAIEEQAHELGYEIILAQTLNNPEREAACIRRLLARQVDGLFIRPVYRADPAAAIYDELKQRGTPTVILGHRALFCSDFPNVETDDLAATEAATQHLLELGHRRIACFAGPTFAPWAQERFEGYRRALMGQQIEADEKLIFHSGSTIEEGKAAALQLINERPGATAILAANDLVAIGAATTLLDQGVKIPEDISVVGFGNTLTAEYFRVPLTTVSQPKYRRGISAMESMTTLLAGETVGTKRLAAELVIRKSTAAPL; from the coding sequence ATGGTGCGCCTCAAAGACATCGCGGCCAGCGCGGGCGTTTCGGTGATGACTGTCTCCAAAGCCCTGCGCGACGAGCCGGATATTTCTGCCAAAACCAAGTCGCGCATTAAAACGCTCGCCGCCGAAGTTGGCTATGTGCCCAATCATTCCGCACGCGGATTACGCACGCGCAAGACGCATCAGTTTGGCCTCGTCATTTCCTCGCTCACCAATCCCGTTTACACACGCACCTTTATGGCCATCGAGGAACAAGCGCACGAGCTGGGCTACGAAATTATCCTCGCCCAAACGCTGAATAATCCTGAACGCGAAGCCGCGTGCATCCGGCGATTGCTCGCTCGTCAGGTCGATGGACTTTTCATCCGGCCCGTGTATCGCGCTGATCCTGCCGCTGCGATTTATGATGAACTCAAGCAACGCGGCACCCCCACCGTCATCCTCGGCCATCGCGCTTTGTTTTGCAGTGATTTTCCGAATGTGGAAACCGATGACCTCGCCGCTACCGAAGCCGCCACCCAACATTTGCTCGAACTGGGCCATCGCCGCATCGCGTGCTTTGCTGGGCCCACGTTTGCTCCGTGGGCGCAGGAACGTTTTGAGGGCTATCGACGCGCGTTGATGGGGCAACAAATCGAGGCGGACGAAAAACTTATCTTCCATTCCGGCTCCACTATCGAAGAAGGCAAAGCCGCCGCGTTGCAGTTAATTAATGAACGCCCCGGCGCCACCGCCATCCTCGCCGCCAACGACCTCGTCGCCATCGGCGCGGCCACCACGCTGCTCGATCAAGGCGTGAAAATCCCCGAAGACATTTCCGTGGTCGGCTTCGGCAACACCCTCACTGCCGAATATTTCCGCGTACCGTTGACCACCGTCAGTCAACCCAAATATCGCCGGGGCATTTCCGCAATGGAATCAATGACCACCCTCCTCGCCGGCGAAACCGTGGGCACCAAACGATTAGCCGCCGAATTAGTCATCCGCAAAAGCACCGCCGCCCCCCTGTAG
- the ribD gene encoding bifunctional diaminohydroxyphosphoribosylaminopyrimidine deaminase/5-amino-6-(5-phosphoribosylamino)uracil reductase RibD, translating into MREALALARKGYALTSPNPMVGAILVKGSVVIGKGWHRRAGGPHAEIAALNNARKHDYNVKGSTLYVTLEPCSTTGKTPPCTEAIIEAGIARVVVAAKDPNPAHSGRAFRVLRRAGIEVVKNILADEATELNAAFNHWIVKGTPLVTVKAAMTLDGKIATEHGESKWITSEAARREAMHLRKGADAILVGIETVLADDPSLTVRGAKNSLRRIILDSKARTPVTANVVADEHAALTTVVVAKGAPARRVEALRKRVDVIEAPARKGRVDLRWLLKRLGREEVTQLLVEGGGEVNASFIENKLAQRVAFFYAPKVLGGKHARPAVGGKGAANLKQAPKLTNVQWRRLGPDLLLTARVVSD; encoded by the coding sequence ATGCGCGAGGCGCTCGCCTTAGCGCGCAAGGGTTATGCCCTCACTTCGCCCAATCCGATGGTCGGCGCGATATTGGTGAAAGGCAGCGTGGTGATTGGCAAAGGTTGGCATCGCCGCGCGGGAGGCCCACACGCGGAAATTGCCGCGCTCAATAACGCGCGCAAGCACGATTACAATGTGAAAGGCTCGACGCTGTACGTCACGCTTGAGCCCTGCAGTACCACCGGTAAAACGCCGCCTTGCACGGAGGCCATCATCGAGGCGGGCATCGCGCGTGTGGTGGTGGCGGCCAAGGATCCGAACCCCGCTCATTCCGGACGTGCCTTTCGCGTGTTGCGGCGCGCGGGGATTGAGGTCGTTAAAAATATTTTAGCCGATGAAGCAACGGAATTGAATGCCGCGTTCAATCATTGGATTGTAAAAGGCACTCCGCTGGTCACCGTGAAAGCTGCGATGACGCTCGATGGAAAAATCGCCACGGAGCACGGCGAGTCCAAATGGATCACCAGTGAAGCCGCGCGACGTGAGGCAATGCATTTGCGCAAAGGCGCGGATGCGATTCTTGTCGGCATCGAGACTGTGCTTGCCGATGACCCCAGCCTTACTGTGCGCGGTGCGAAGAATTCACTGCGTCGAATTATTTTGGATTCCAAAGCACGGACGCCAGTGACGGCTAATGTGGTGGCCGACGAACACGCCGCGCTCACCACGGTGGTGGTTGCGAAAGGCGCACCTGCGCGGCGGGTGGAGGCATTGCGGAAACGGGTGGATGTCATTGAGGCGCCCGCGCGCAAAGGGCGCGTGGATTTGCGTTGGTTGCTCAAGCGGCTGGGGCGTGAGGAGGTCACGCAATTACTCGTCGAAGGTGGCGGCGAAGTGAACGCCTCTTTCATTGAAAACAAACTGGCGCAGCGCGTGGCGTTTTTTTATGCACCCAAAGTGTTGGGCGGAAAACACGCGCGACCCGCCGTGGGCGGCAAAGGCGCGGCGAATTTGAAACAAGCTCCCAAGCTTACAAACGTGCAATGGCGGCGGCTCGGGCCGGATTTGTTGTTGACGGCGCGCGTGGTGAGCGATTGA
- a CDS encoding NAD(+)/NADH kinase, producing the protein MKKNKSIKTVGLIANPKHATETGLAREAANLITGAGRKLMVDQTTVTATGVDGITLPNLIELARLCDLMVVVGGDGTVLHVARKTAGCNTPILGVNSGRLGFLTSASEETLEEGLGSLWSGKYIVDPLPLIEAAGEHNGNKYKALALNDILISRGANPRLVELEVAMDGEALTHYRCDGLIVATPAGSTAYSLAAGGAVVTPRAEVLTLNPICPQALSNRPLIISFASTIEVKILKHRAETYLSADGQMQTELATGDCIRIRRSRQKARLVRLEGHSFFETLRHKLNWTGSHA; encoded by the coding sequence TTGAAAAAAAATAAATCCATCAAGACCGTTGGCCTCATCGCCAACCCGAAACACGCCACCGAAACAGGCTTGGCGCGCGAAGCCGCCAATCTCATCACCGGTGCCGGTCGCAAGCTGATGGTGGATCAAACCACCGTGACCGCCACCGGCGTGGACGGCATCACGCTGCCAAACCTTATCGAGCTGGCTCGCCTGTGCGACCTCATGGTGGTAGTGGGCGGCGACGGCACCGTGCTGCATGTGGCGCGCAAAACCGCTGGATGCAACACCCCCATCCTCGGCGTCAACTCCGGACGACTCGGATTCCTCACATCCGCTTCCGAAGAAACTCTGGAAGAAGGGCTCGGGAGCTTATGGAGCGGCAAATACATCGTTGATCCACTGCCCCTCATCGAAGCCGCTGGCGAACACAACGGCAATAAATATAAAGCACTCGCGTTAAACGACATCCTCATCAGCCGCGGCGCCAATCCGCGCCTTGTGGAGCTCGAAGTGGCCATGGACGGCGAGGCGCTCACACACTACCGCTGCGATGGTTTGATCGTCGCCACCCCGGCCGGTTCCACGGCCTATTCGCTGGCGGCCGGCGGAGCAGTAGTCACGCCGCGCGCGGAGGTGCTCACGCTCAACCCCATTTGTCCGCAGGCACTTTCCAATCGTCCGCTCATCATCAGTTTTGCCTCCACGATTGAAGTTAAAATTTTGAAGCATCGCGCCGAAACTTATCTTTCCGCCGATGGCCAAATGCAAACCGAACTGGCTACGGGCGATTGCATTCGCATCCGGCGCAGTCGACAAAAGGCGCGCCTCGTGCGGCTGGAAGGCCATTCATTTTTCGAGACACTGCGCCACAAACTCAACTGGACCGGTTCCCACGCCTAA
- the nusB gene encoding transcription antitermination factor NusB, giving the protein MGTRRHARERAVQFLFQHELNPPEDLVSALEHFWMHHRPAVAEVQEGKTNWGKEKELPPPTTDDVAIQQFAEPLVRGVLEHRDALDAELTQNAANWDLDRMAGVDRNILRLAIYEMLHRDDIPPVVSINEAVDLAKKFSTEESGKFVNGILDNIKSRLNRPAREATEAR; this is encoded by the coding sequence ATGGGCACCCGACGTCACGCGCGTGAGCGCGCGGTTCAATTTTTGTTTCAGCACGAACTGAATCCTCCAGAGGATTTGGTTTCGGCGTTGGAGCATTTTTGGATGCATCATCGTCCGGCGGTGGCCGAGGTGCAGGAGGGCAAAACCAATTGGGGCAAGGAAAAGGAATTGCCGCCGCCGACCACGGACGACGTCGCCATCCAGCAATTTGCCGAGCCACTCGTGCGGGGCGTGCTCGAGCACCGCGATGCGCTTGATGCCGAGCTCACTCAAAACGCCGCCAATTGGGATCTCGATCGCATGGCCGGCGTGGATCGCAACATCCTGCGGCTCGCCATTTACGAAATGCTCCATCGCGATGACATTCCGCCAGTGGTGAGCATCAACGAAGCGGTCGATCTCGCAAAGAAATTTTCTACCGAGGAAAGCGGAAAATTCGTGAATGGCATTCTTGACAACATCAAATCGCGTTTGAATCGCCCCGCGCGCGAGGCCACGGAGGCGCGTTGA
- a CDS encoding PHP domain-containing protein, translating to MYADLHLHTNFSDGTYTPEELAGHGKRVGLSVMSLTDHDTIDGCARMGAACAELDIEFVSGCEFTVELDGFELHLLGYFLDLENPRLLSELAKYQEVRRHRIHEMVAKLNGLGIAITAEDVMRIADCDAPGRPHIGRALVEAGHCRNLDEAFNKWLKKGKPAWVTKAKLSAAEAIQLIHDADGLAVLAHPGLYHRDEVIPPLVELGMDGLECLYTRHSTPMTEHYLMLAEQYSLLVTGGSDCHGENKGKPLIGAVKVPVSFIAKMKSAVAA from the coding sequence ATGTACGCCGACCTCCACCTCCACACAAATTTTTCTGACGGCACGTACACGCCCGAGGAACTCGCCGGCCACGGCAAACGCGTTGGGCTTTCGGTGATGTCACTCACCGATCACGATACCATCGATGGCTGCGCCCGGATGGGTGCCGCGTGCGCGGAGCTCGACATCGAGTTTGTTTCCGGCTGCGAATTTACCGTGGAGCTGGATGGCTTTGAGCTGCATCTGCTCGGTTATTTTCTGGACCTCGAAAACCCGCGTCTGCTCAGTGAGCTGGCCAAATATCAGGAAGTACGCCGCCATCGCATTCACGAAATGGTCGCCAAACTCAACGGGCTCGGCATCGCAATCACTGCCGAAGACGTAATGCGCATAGCTGATTGCGATGCGCCGGGGCGTCCGCACATTGGCCGCGCGTTGGTTGAGGCGGGGCATTGCCGAAACCTCGATGAAGCGTTTAATAAATGGCTCAAAAAAGGCAAGCCCGCTTGGGTCACCAAGGCGAAGCTAAGCGCGGCGGAGGCCATTCAACTGATTCACGATGCTGATGGCCTGGCGGTGCTCGCGCATCCGGGGTTGTATCATCGCGACGAGGTCATTCCGCCCTTGGTGGAATTGGGAATGGACGGACTCGAATGCCTCTACACACGCCACAGCACGCCGATGACGGAGCATTATTTGATGCTCGCCGAGCAGTATAGTTTGCTCGTCACCGGCGGCTCCGATTGCCACGGCGAAAATAAAGGCAAACCGCTCATTGGCGCGGTGAAAGTGCCGGTAAGTTTTATCGCAAAAATGAAATCAGCCGTGGCCGCGTAA
- a CDS encoding Gfo/Idh/MocA family oxidoreductase encodes MKTTSLSRRQFLTTTALAFPYVATRSWAKSPNSTVRHVSFGANGMAFADLNAISGVSNVEMIACAEIDPARQDRFAKKFPKAKRYTDWRKLLDKEAKNFDTANVSTPDHMHAPIAMGAMQLGKHVYVQKPLSHDVFESRKLREYAAANKLVTQMGIQVHSSQVYREAVELVHQGAIGKVTEVHTWSSKKWGDTSPRPSRKDKIPAGMDWDAWCGVATKNDFINGYYHPGNWRRRLDYGTGTFGDMGCHIYDPMYGAVGLTAPISVRSEGPAPVANSHSWNINAKIHYVFPGTKYTEGKTINVTWYDGDQRPDANVQKRIGRGLPGQGSVLFGTKGHMIIPHVGKAILLPEDKYKDYKRPEIGAVNHWESFIYASRGEGKTSANFDYSGPMTEAILLGGIATRYPKEELRWDADKLTFSNNSIATALVKREYRKGWEVEGL; translated from the coding sequence ATGAAAACCACTTCGCTTTCACGCCGCCAATTCCTCACCACCACCGCGCTGGCCTTTCCGTATGTCGCCACGCGGTCGTGGGCTAAATCACCAAATTCTACCGTACGACACGTGAGTTTCGGCGCCAACGGCATGGCCTTCGCCGATCTAAATGCAATTTCGGGTGTTTCTAATGTAGAAATGATTGCTTGTGCGGAAATCGATCCGGCAAGGCAGGATCGGTTTGCCAAAAAGTTTCCGAAAGCGAAACGCTACACCGACTGGCGGAAACTCCTGGACAAAGAAGCGAAAAATTTTGACACCGCTAATGTGTCTACCCCGGATCATATGCATGCACCCATTGCCATGGGTGCCATGCAACTGGGCAAACATGTGTATGTGCAGAAACCACTATCCCATGATGTGTTTGAAAGCCGCAAGCTGCGTGAGTATGCCGCGGCCAACAAGCTGGTGACTCAGATGGGGATTCAGGTCCATTCGAGTCAAGTTTACCGCGAGGCTGTGGAGCTCGTTCATCAAGGCGCCATTGGTAAAGTCACAGAAGTGCACACTTGGAGCAGCAAGAAATGGGGCGACACTAGTCCACGCCCCAGCCGGAAAGATAAAATACCTGCCGGGATGGATTGGGACGCATGGTGCGGAGTAGCTACCAAGAATGATTTTATCAATGGTTACTACCATCCTGGCAATTGGCGTAGGCGCCTTGATTACGGCACCGGAACCTTTGGTGATATGGGCTGCCACATCTATGATCCTATGTACGGTGCCGTCGGACTAACAGCGCCCATCAGCGTCCGCAGCGAAGGCCCGGCTCCGGTAGCCAATTCACACAGCTGGAATATTAACGCTAAAATTCACTATGTGTTCCCAGGCACCAAATATACTGAAGGTAAAACGATAAACGTTACCTGGTACGACGGTGATCAACGACCGGATGCTAATGTACAAAAGAGGATCGGCCGTGGGTTACCCGGGCAAGGATCCGTTCTCTTTGGCACAAAGGGACACATGATTATCCCCCATGTCGGCAAAGCCATTCTTTTACCCGAAGACAAATATAAGGATTACAAACGTCCTGAAATAGGCGCAGTCAATCACTGGGAATCGTTCATCTACGCATCACGCGGAGAAGGTAAGACCTCGGCGAATTTTGACTACTCTGGACCGATGACTGAAGCAATTCTGCTCGGAGGCATCGCTACGCGCTATCCGAAAGAAGAGCTACGCTGGGACGCTGATAAACTAACTTTCAGCAATAACAGCATTGCCACGGCTCTTGTTAAACGAGAATACCGCAAGGGATGGGAAGTGGAAGGGCTTTAA
- a CDS encoding riboflavin synthase gives MFTGIIEETGTVESIQPTDKSIRLTLTLRKTGGGLKVGDSLAVNGCCLTVAELIPKGRAKTAQFDLLNETWNLTNLQHCRAGSLVNLERSLEAGGRLGGHFVTGHIDGMGKIITWEKTGDDHQLQIAAPDDVMRYVIHKGSIAVDGISLTVAAVEKESFTIWIIPHTFESTALSERAVGDAVNLEADMLGKYVERFAAR, from the coding sequence ATGTTTACGGGCATTATCGAAGAAACCGGCACGGTGGAATCCATCCAGCCGACCGACAAATCCATTCGGCTCACGCTGACCCTCCGCAAAACCGGCGGCGGGCTTAAGGTGGGCGACAGCCTCGCGGTCAATGGCTGTTGCCTCACCGTAGCCGAGCTCATCCCCAAAGGCCGCGCCAAGACCGCGCAGTTTGATTTGCTCAACGAAACTTGGAACCTCACCAACCTCCAACATTGCCGCGCGGGTTCGTTGGTGAATCTCGAGCGCAGCCTCGAAGCGGGTGGGCGTTTGGGTGGCCATTTTGTCACCGGCCACATTGATGGGATGGGGAAAATAATTACGTGGGAAAAAACCGGCGACGACCATCAACTCCAAATCGCCGCGCCCGATGACGTGATGCGCTACGTCATTCACAAAGGCTCCATCGCCGTGGACGGCATCAGTCTCACCGTGGCCGCGGTTGAGAAAGAAAGTTTCACAATTTGGATTATCCCGCACACGTTTGAGTCCACCGCATTAAGCGAACGCGCCGTGGGCGACGCAGTAAACCTCGAAGCCGATATGCTCGGCAAATACGTCGAGCGGTTTGCGGCGCGGTAA
- a CDS encoding SAM-dependent methyltransferase yields MRTLPAIIRRLAFSRLSVCPLSNKAWSRRLRVDAAGDIGSGCGGVCKTTRDASQAMNELEQRIHNEIAQKGGIPFRRFMELALYEPGLGYYEKQHKVGRRGDFFTSVSVGSVFGELLAFQFSEWLAELEGPIQLVEAGAHDGRLANDILETFRVWHPGIYERMTFVLLEPSRVRQEWQSEMLASHEGKIQWRKEMPPAIHGVFFCNELLDAFPAQKLEWDSETKSWFECGVGESGGQFEWHRMDAVKDSWNVGGGLPDGTGMVQVPTLTPFWNEVCTSLRKGRAVAIDYFLEEEEFFAPPRPHGTLRAYHGQRQTDNLLANVGEQDLTASVNLAALGFAAEAAGVHERIVSTQAQWLVSIFEKTLQNQDCFPEWTPERIRQFQTLVHPEHLGRAFKVLENWRG; encoded by the coding sequence ATGCGAACCTTGCCGGCCATAATAAGGCGTTTGGCTTTTTCACGGCTTTCAGTTTGTCCGTTGTCGAACAAAGCTTGGTCGAGGCGTTTACGAGTTGATGCAGCAGGTGACATAGGGTCAGGATGTGGCGGCGTTTGTAAAACAACGCGCGACGCATCGCAAGCAATGAACGAACTTGAACAACGGATTCACAACGAAATTGCCCAAAAAGGCGGAATTCCGTTTAGACGTTTTATGGAGCTGGCACTGTATGAGCCGGGCTTGGGTTACTACGAAAAACAACACAAGGTCGGCCGGCGCGGTGATTTTTTTACCAGCGTCAGCGTGGGGTCCGTGTTTGGTGAATTGCTGGCATTTCAATTCTCCGAATGGCTTGCGGAGTTGGAAGGCCCCATACAATTGGTCGAAGCCGGCGCGCATGATGGACGGTTGGCTAATGATATTCTTGAAACCTTTCGCGTTTGGCATCCAGGAATTTACGAACGTATGACGTTCGTTTTACTGGAGCCCTCGCGTGTTCGCCAGGAGTGGCAAAGTGAAATGCTTGCCTCTCACGAAGGGAAAATCCAGTGGAGAAAAGAAATGCCACCAGCCATTCATGGCGTGTTTTTTTGCAACGAATTGCTCGATGCATTTCCGGCGCAAAAACTTGAGTGGGATTCTGAAACAAAAAGTTGGTTTGAATGCGGTGTAGGGGAAAGCGGGGGCCAATTCGAATGGCACCGGATGGATGCCGTCAAAGACAGTTGGAATGTTGGGGGCGGGTTGCCTGATGGCACCGGCATGGTTCAAGTCCCCACGCTCACGCCTTTTTGGAATGAAGTGTGTACTTCCCTGCGCAAAGGCCGTGCGGTGGCGATTGATTATTTTTTAGAGGAGGAAGAGTTTTTTGCGCCCCCGCGTCCTCACGGAACTTTGCGTGCCTATCACGGTCAGCGCCAAACCGACAATCTGCTGGCCAATGTGGGTGAACAAGATCTCACCGCCTCGGTGAACCTGGCCGCACTGGGGTTTGCCGCCGAGGCCGCTGGTGTTCATGAGCGGATTGTTTCAACTCAAGCCCAATGGCTTGTTAGCATCTTCGAGAAAACGCTGCAAAATCAGGATTGTTTTCCCGAGTGGACACCCGAACGCATACGCCAATTCCAAACCCTCGTGCATCCGGAGCACTTGGGGCGTGCGTTTAAAGTGTTGGAAAATTGGCGGGGTTAA